One genomic segment of Gimesia chilikensis includes these proteins:
- a CDS encoding PSD1 and planctomycete cytochrome C domain-containing protein, whose product MRKLLTPLTAVYWILAIAFCPAIPVWSANKPSKNMHPQERAFFENKIRPVLVKKCYSCHSSKSEELGGKLRMDTRDGMRVGGESGPAFVEGRPNESLLIQALRYDGLEMPPDEPLSEAVIQDFIKWVEMGVPDPRVEQPVVARKPDTENAAANPELWSFQPVKTPSPPSVKQQEWCFDPMDRFVLSRIEQAKLQPTHDASPVHLVRRLYFDLTGLPPTAEQVETFLNEYEQHRQQAVARLVDELLASPHFGERWGRYWLDVARYGESNGNDGLGRNPTFPHAWRYRDYVIQAFNNDVPYDQFLTEQIAGDLLSAETPAERDRLLIATGFLAIGAKPAKAMNVNFDMDVVNDQINVISTGVMGLSVACARCHDHKHDPIPASDYYALAGIFLSTETMWGYAANQPLTAPETPLHILKAKTHYVAPPDSGVKPVVNKRAQSRKKKPKNVYPAGSALAMGVREKKKIVDCKINIKGESKKLGPQVPRGFLSACKVDQSPEITDKSSGRLELAQWLTSADHPQTARVMVNRIWLHLFGQALVRTPDDFGVYGERPTHPELLDHLATRFRTEGWSVKQLIRAIVLTHTYQLSSFCDAEILDADPENRLLCRHNRRRLDAESLRDSILAASGQLNREPALGSAIANVDELVNKVSNLHLPHNHRSIYLCMLRHSDPPELSAFDLPDSTKPVGRRNESTLPTQSLFLLNSPFLVEQADWFAKEVLSDPELDESGRIHLAYRRALNRVPNSGELERALALIHDIDQALASEISQEELRRVAVWATLCQGLLTTNEFRYVD is encoded by the coding sequence ATGCGTAAGTTGCTCACCCCGCTCACTGCCGTCTATTGGATCCTTGCGATCGCTTTCTGTCCCGCGATCCCTGTCTGGAGTGCGAACAAGCCCTCCAAAAACATGCATCCACAGGAACGCGCCTTCTTCGAAAATAAAATTCGGCCCGTCCTGGTCAAAAAATGTTATTCCTGCCATTCCTCAAAGTCGGAAGAACTGGGGGGGAAGCTGCGGATGGATACCCGCGATGGGATGCGCGTCGGAGGAGAATCCGGTCCGGCGTTTGTCGAAGGGCGTCCCAATGAGAGCCTGCTGATTCAGGCACTCCGTTATGACGGTCTGGAGATGCCCCCGGATGAGCCGCTGTCAGAAGCCGTGATCCAGGATTTCATCAAGTGGGTAGAAATGGGTGTCCCCGATCCGCGCGTCGAACAACCGGTGGTCGCCCGAAAGCCTGATACTGAAAACGCGGCAGCGAACCCGGAACTCTGGTCATTCCAGCCGGTGAAGACCCCTTCACCACCGTCGGTGAAGCAACAGGAGTGGTGCTTTGATCCCATGGATCGATTTGTTCTTTCACGCATTGAACAGGCCAAACTGCAACCCACGCACGATGCTTCACCCGTACATCTGGTCCGCCGCCTGTACTTTGATCTGACCGGCCTCCCTCCCACAGCAGAGCAGGTAGAAACATTTCTGAACGAGTATGAACAACATCGACAACAGGCGGTGGCGCGACTGGTCGATGAACTGCTGGCTTCACCTCATTTCGGTGAACGCTGGGGACGGTACTGGCTCGATGTGGCCCGCTATGGTGAATCTAACGGCAACGATGGTTTGGGACGTAATCCAACCTTCCCCCATGCCTGGCGCTATCGGGACTATGTCATCCAGGCGTTCAATAATGATGTCCCCTACGATCAGTTTCTCACCGAACAGATCGCCGGCGACCTGCTTTCAGCCGAGACCCCCGCAGAACGGGACCGTCTGCTGATCGCAACAGGCTTTCTGGCCATCGGCGCCAAACCAGCCAAAGCGATGAACGTCAACTTTGATATGGATGTGGTCAATGATCAGATCAATGTCATCAGCACCGGCGTCATGGGCCTCAGTGTCGCCTGTGCCCGCTGCCACGATCACAAACACGATCCGATTCCTGCCAGCGACTATTATGCCCTGGCCGGTATCTTTCTCAGCACCGAAACCATGTGGGGTTATGCCGCCAATCAACCTTTGACGGCTCCTGAAACACCGCTGCACATCCTGAAAGCCAAAACCCACTATGTCGCACCGCCCGACAGTGGCGTGAAACCGGTTGTCAACAAACGGGCGCAGTCCCGCAAAAAGAAGCCTAAAAACGTTTATCCGGCAGGTTCCGCTCTGGCGATGGGTGTCCGCGAAAAGAAAAAAATTGTTGACTGTAAAATCAATATTAAAGGGGAATCCAAAAAGCTGGGTCCTCAGGTTCCCCGGGGTTTTCTCTCGGCCTGCAAAGTAGATCAGTCACCTGAAATTACCGATAAATCCAGTGGTCGGCTGGAACTGGCCCAGTGGCTCACCTCCGCAGATCATCCCCAGACAGCACGCGTGATGGTCAACCGCATCTGGCTGCATCTGTTTGGTCAGGCACTGGTCCGCACTCCCGATGACTTCGGCGTTTATGGCGAGCGCCCTACGCACCCGGAACTGCTCGATCACCTGGCGACCCGCTTTCGCACGGAAGGCTGGTCGGTCAAACAGCTGATTCGCGCGATCGTGCTCACTCATACCTATCAGCTCAGCAGTTTCTGCGATGCAGAAATTCTCGATGCCGATCCAGAGAATCGCCTCCTCTGCCGACACAACCGTCGACGACTGGATGCGGAATCTCTCCGCGACAGTATTCTGGCAGCCAGTGGTCAGCTCAATCGGGAACCTGCACTTGGATCAGCGATTGCCAACGTCGACGAACTGGTCAACAAGGTCAGCAATCTGCATCTGCCTCACAATCATCGTAGTATCTACCTCTGCATGCTCCGTCATTCAGATCCCCCCGAACTTTCTGCATTCGATCTTCCTGATTCCACCAAACCGGTAGGACGAAGAAACGAATCCACACTGCCGACACAGAGCCTCTTCCTGCTCAACAGTCCGTTCCTGGTCGAGCAGGCAGACTGGTTTGCCAAAGAGGTGCTCTCCGATCCCGAACTCGATGAGAGTGGGCGGATTCATCTGGCTTATCGTCGTGCTTTGAACCGCGTTCCAAATTCCGGAGAACTCGAGCGGGCTCTGGCATTGATCCACGATATAGATCAGGCACTCGCATCGGAAATCTCACAAGAGGAACTCCGGCGGGTCGCAGTCTGGGCCACACTCTGTCAGGGACTGCTGACAACGAACGAATTCCGCTACGTTGATTAA
- a CDS encoding Trx7/PDZ domain-containing (seleno)protein translates to MLRNVCVCVLCVLTFSSLLQAQTREEKVRRDREKVEASGYWIYNDLERGFQQARETKRPMLVVLRCIPCEECVKLDEELMEKDPQLKPLMDQFVRVRQISTNGLDLSLFQYDYDQSFAVFLLNADRTIYGRFGTRSHHTLWSEDVSIEGLAKAMQGALELHAKYDSVKGSLAAKQGPKPDVPSPEKYPLLEGRYRSQINEKKEVVKSCIHCHQVGDAQRDFYLRQGKPLPERILFQYPHPKILGLILDPTEKATVKEVKPDSIAAKSGFQPGDELLVLAGQPLLSIADIQWILHRAESQDELTAEIKRDGNIQHLTLDLPSGWKRADDLSWRVSSWPMRRMVLGGAILEETTPQERTAAGLPAKAPMALRIRGLGKYGLHATARRRGFQEGDIITGFDGQTNLARETDLLAYGVNAHQPGETVNVTVFRGGKQLKLSLPRQE, encoded by the coding sequence ATGCTGAGGAACGTTTGCGTCTGTGTACTTTGTGTGTTGACTTTCAGTTCGCTTCTTCAGGCCCAGACGCGCGAAGAAAAAGTGCGTCGGGATCGCGAGAAAGTGGAAGCCTCGGGCTACTGGATCTATAACGATCTGGAACGGGGATTCCAGCAGGCACGTGAGACAAAACGCCCCATGCTGGTTGTCCTGCGGTGTATCCCCTGTGAAGAGTGTGTCAAACTGGATGAGGAGCTGATGGAGAAAGATCCTCAGCTGAAGCCTCTGATGGATCAGTTTGTGCGGGTGCGGCAGATCTCGACTAATGGACTGGACCTGTCCCTGTTTCAATATGACTACGATCAGTCGTTTGCAGTGTTTCTGCTGAATGCAGATCGTACGATTTATGGACGATTTGGTACACGGTCGCACCATACGCTCTGGTCTGAAGATGTGTCGATCGAGGGGCTGGCCAAGGCAATGCAGGGGGCACTGGAACTGCATGCGAAATATGACTCAGTGAAAGGTTCCCTGGCCGCCAAGCAGGGTCCCAAACCTGATGTCCCTTCCCCAGAAAAGTATCCGCTGCTGGAAGGACGTTACCGGTCGCAGATTAACGAGAAAAAAGAAGTTGTCAAAAGCTGCATCCACTGTCATCAGGTCGGGGACGCCCAGCGAGACTTTTATCTACGACAGGGAAAGCCTCTGCCGGAACGAATCCTGTTTCAGTATCCGCATCCTAAAATCCTGGGTCTGATTCTGGACCCGACTGAAAAAGCGACGGTGAAAGAGGTCAAACCGGATTCCATTGCTGCGAAATCGGGATTTCAGCCTGGTGATGAGTTACTGGTGCTGGCTGGTCAACCCTTGCTCTCGATCGCAGACATCCAGTGGATCCTGCATCGCGCAGAGAGCCAGGATGAGTTGACGGCAGAGATCAAACGTGACGGTAACATACAACACCTGACGCTCGACTTACCCAGCGGCTGGAAACGAGCCGATGATTTGTCGTGGCGGGTGAGTAGTTGGCCAATGCGGCGGATGGTGCTGGGAGGGGCGATCCTGGAAGAAACAACTCCCCAAGAACGAACCGCAGCCGGACTGCCTGCGAAGGCACCGATGGCACTGCGAATTCGGGGGCTGGGCAAATATGGTCTGCATGCCACCGCCCGGCGACGGGGCTTTCAGGAGGGAGATATCATCACAGGCTTTGACGGTCAAACCAACCTGGCCCGTGAGACCGATCTGTTAGCCTATGGAGTTAATGCCCATCAACCGGGAGAGACGGTAAACGTCACTGTCTTCCGGGGCGGGAAACAGCTTAAGCTGAGTCTGCCCCGTCAGGAGTGA
- a CDS encoding metallophosphoesterase family protein, whose translation MPVHLPAQNRRQFLFTLGAGFLTYSAGAFAKDSQQSDIIYLLNDTHIGEKHPENSPVPTHLRKVVSELVNLEEKPACVLINGDLALRDGQPGDYRHLAKLIRPLQEAKIDMHLTLGNHDERDVFYSVMQEEQPETPPVKSKHISVVQTPHANFFLLDSLHKTMVTQGTLGTEQRTWLAKALDAHADKPAIIMTHHNPRLGGDPNHFPGGLTDSVELWEILAPRKQVKAYIHGHIHHRSNAEHKGIHIINTPATSYVGNPKASTTGWTIAKLSPTGITLTTRTTDDQHPWNHQSQTLTWR comes from the coding sequence ATGCCCGTGCATCTGCCCGCCCAGAACCGTCGCCAGTTCCTGTTTACCCTCGGAGCCGGTTTCCTCACTTATTCTGCTGGTGCCTTTGCCAAAGACTCACAGCAGTCAGACATCATCTACCTGCTCAATGACACCCATATCGGCGAGAAGCACCCGGAGAATTCTCCTGTACCCACTCATCTCCGCAAAGTAGTGAGTGAACTGGTGAATCTTGAAGAGAAGCCCGCCTGCGTCCTCATCAACGGAGACCTGGCACTGCGGGATGGTCAGCCCGGTGATTACCGTCATCTGGCGAAACTGATTCGCCCCCTGCAGGAGGCAAAAATCGACATGCATCTGACCCTGGGGAACCATGACGAACGCGATGTGTTCTACAGCGTCATGCAGGAAGAACAGCCAGAAACACCGCCGGTCAAATCGAAGCATATTTCCGTGGTACAGACACCGCACGCAAACTTCTTTCTGCTCGATTCGCTGCACAAAACCATGGTCACTCAGGGAACACTGGGCACTGAACAACGAACCTGGCTGGCGAAAGCCCTCGATGCCCACGCCGATAAGCCGGCCATCATCATGACGCACCATAATCCCCGACTGGGAGGCGATCCCAATCACTTCCCGGGTGGCTTAACTGATTCGGTCGAACTCTGGGAAATCCTGGCACCGCGTAAACAGGTCAAAGCTTACATCCACGGGCACATTCACCATCGCAGTAATGCCGAGCACAAAGGGATTCACATCATCAATACTCCAGCGACCTCTTATGTCGGAAATCCCAAAGCTTCCACGACCGGCTGGACGATCGCGAAACTGAGCCCCACGGGCATCACTCTCACCACCCGTACTACCGACGATCAACATCCCTGGAATCACCAGAGCCAGACACTCACCTGGCGTTAA
- a CDS encoding DUF1501 domain-containing protein: protein MLGISRREMLRSASCGFGYLAMSALCGQNSFAASSATAPSLNPRPPQLPARAKRVIFLCMSGGPAQLDTFDYKPQTGKKKHAGSVFDFKQHGESGLWISELLPETAKHADKLCVLNGMYADITNHAQSFLQLHTGDRLRPRPSLGSWIVYGLGTENQNVPGFISLFPRKPSVYSSAFLPPVYEGTPIGLNTSDMSKATINNIASDHLPARVKRRQLDFVQAMNREHATRRPDDSRLEAVIQSMELGFRMQVTAPELLDLSNETRSTLERYRVGQGKVVGACGDSDFGRQCLLARRFAEAGVRFIEVNHGSWDQHSNHRADLTANCESTDAPIAALLEDLEQRGLLEETLVVWGGEFGRPGLVPENKKDGTGHNARGFTFWMAGGGIKRGLAYGKTDPTGARAIEGKVHFRDLHATILHQMGLQHDKLTFKQGEREFRLTGTEGGKVVKDIIA from the coding sequence ATGCTCGGAATCTCGCGCCGCGAAATGTTACGATCCGCTTCCTGCGGCTTTGGCTATCTGGCCATGTCAGCCTTGTGCGGGCAGAATTCGTTTGCAGCAAGTTCTGCGACGGCGCCCAGTCTTAACCCCCGACCCCCTCAGCTGCCTGCTCGGGCGAAACGGGTCATCTTTCTCTGCATGAGTGGCGGACCTGCTCAGCTCGATACATTCGATTATAAACCGCAGACCGGCAAAAAGAAGCACGCTGGATCGGTGTTCGATTTTAAGCAGCATGGTGAAAGCGGTCTCTGGATTTCCGAGCTCCTCCCCGAAACCGCAAAACACGCCGACAAGCTCTGTGTCCTCAACGGCATGTATGCGGACATCACAAATCACGCCCAGTCATTCCTGCAACTGCATACCGGCGACCGCTTGCGACCCCGCCCCAGTCTGGGCTCCTGGATCGTATATGGGCTGGGAACTGAGAATCAGAATGTGCCTGGGTTCATCAGTCTCTTTCCCCGCAAACCATCGGTTTATTCGAGTGCCTTTCTCCCGCCGGTCTATGAAGGAACGCCGATTGGCCTGAATACATCTGATATGTCGAAAGCGACAATCAATAACATCGCCAGCGATCACCTGCCTGCCCGCGTGAAACGTCGTCAGCTCGATTTCGTTCAGGCCATGAATCGCGAACACGCCACGCGTCGTCCAGACGATTCCCGCCTGGAAGCCGTCATTCAGTCCATGGAACTGGGTTTCCGGATGCAGGTCACTGCTCCCGAACTTCTTGACCTGAGTAACGAAACCAGGTCCACACTCGAACGCTACCGTGTGGGTCAGGGCAAAGTGGTCGGTGCTTGTGGAGATTCCGACTTCGGTCGTCAATGTCTGCTGGCACGGCGATTCGCGGAAGCGGGAGTCCGTTTCATCGAAGTCAATCACGGCAGTTGGGATCAACACAGTAACCACCGTGCCGATCTGACCGCCAACTGTGAATCAACGGATGCACCGATTGCCGCCTTACTGGAGGATCTTGAACAGCGAGGTCTGCTGGAAGAAACGCTCGTTGTCTGGGGAGGCGAATTTGGTCGTCCCGGCCTCGTCCCGGAAAACAAGAAGGATGGAACCGGGCACAATGCCCGCGGCTTCACTTTCTGGATGGCCGGCGGTGGTATCAAACGGGGACTGGCCTACGGTAAGACCGATCCGACCGGAGCCCGGGCCATCGAAGGGAAAGTTCACTTCCGCGATCTGCACGCCACTATTCTGCATCAGATGGGCCTGCAGCACGATAAGCTTACCTTCAAGCAGGGGGAACGGGAATTCCGTCTCACTGGTACCGAAGGGGGTAAGGTCGTCAAGGACATTATTGCCTGA
- a CDS encoding DUF502 domain-containing protein, translating to MEQHVKHVKKSFGFLKTTAIGGLIFLLPLIVIGILVGEIAPIVLAIAKVLSNSSYIDTDKPADVALLLALSIAIVVLMCFLAGMIARWSIGQKLSRFMEKNLIILFPRYAIYREQLKGSIGGEHNKPELIPVLVRFDDVTRLAFEAERTEGSLVSIFLPGSPDPWTGNVIFMSPDRVERLDIPFSEALGICERMGRESLHFLEQPPQPLTEN from the coding sequence ATGGAACAGCATGTCAAACACGTTAAAAAGAGTTTTGGTTTTCTGAAAACCACCGCCATCGGGGGGCTGATCTTTCTGTTGCCCCTGATCGTCATCGGAATACTGGTGGGGGAGATTGCTCCCATCGTGCTGGCGATCGCCAAGGTGCTGTCCAATTCCAGTTACATCGACACTGACAAACCTGCTGACGTAGCACTCTTGTTAGCATTGTCGATTGCGATTGTCGTGCTGATGTGTTTCTTAGCAGGGATGATTGCCCGCTGGTCCATCGGACAAAAACTGTCCAGGTTCATGGAAAAGAATCTGATCATTCTCTTCCCCCGATATGCCATCTATCGTGAGCAGCTCAAAGGCAGTATTGGAGGCGAGCATAATAAACCGGAGTTGATTCCGGTTCTGGTCCGCTTTGACGATGTCACCCGGCTGGCTTTCGAAGCCGAACGTACGGAAGGTTCACTCGTTTCCATCTTCCTGCCCGGTTCCCCCGATCCCTGGACGGGGAATGTGATTTTCATGTCACCAGACCGGGTCGAACGACTCGACATTCCCTTCTCCGAAGCGTTGGGGATCTGCGAGCGGATGGGGCGGGAGTCGCTGCATTTTCTGGAACAGCCTCCCCAACCACTCACGGAAAATTAA
- a CDS encoding sulfatase family protein, with the protein MQRQHLRWYLICFLLLITLVKPLAAAEQPNFLIIFTDDQGIHDVGCYGSEIPTPNIDHLAKEGLLFRQYYSASAICTPSRFGLLTGRNPSRSRDQLLGALMFMSDVDQNRGIQPGETTIAEVLQQNGYQTALLGKWHLGHGTESFLPVSHGFDLFRGHTGGCIDYFTMTYGNIPDWYHNRQHVIENGYATDLITEEAEHFLKDQRTAEKPFFLFLAYNAPHFGKGWSPKAQEPVNIMQPRGDDLKRVSFIKDKVRREFAAMTVALDDGIGRVMSTLKNNGLDENTVVIFMTDHGGDYVYGGSNQPFRGGKATLFEGGIRVPFIMRWPGKIKAGTETSEVTWALDLFPTICRFADIDTSGLTLDGRDISTLLTEQKPVGSREFYWQLGPHKELDRGRWTAVRQGDWKYLQDAQGAEFLFDLKTDPHEKQNLIKTEPEKYQALQQRRDELAKQLSRQAHSRE; encoded by the coding sequence ATGCAACGACAACACCTGCGCTGGTACCTCATCTGCTTTCTGTTGCTGATCACGCTTGTAAAGCCTCTAGCTGCAGCCGAGCAGCCGAACTTTCTGATTATCTTTACCGATGATCAGGGAATCCATGATGTCGGCTGTTATGGCAGCGAGATTCCGACGCCGAACATCGATCACCTGGCAAAAGAGGGGCTGCTGTTTCGGCAATACTACTCTGCCTCCGCAATTTGTACGCCCTCCCGGTTTGGACTGCTGACGGGACGCAATCCGAGTCGCTCACGCGATCAACTGCTCGGCGCTTTGATGTTCATGAGTGACGTCGATCAGAATCGGGGCATCCAGCCGGGCGAGACTACCATCGCAGAAGTCCTGCAGCAGAATGGATACCAGACCGCCCTGCTCGGTAAGTGGCATCTGGGGCACGGCACCGAATCCTTCCTCCCGGTCTCACACGGTTTTGATCTCTTTCGCGGCCATACCGGAGGTTGTATCGATTACTTCACAATGACCTATGGAAACATTCCTGACTGGTATCACAATCGTCAACATGTGATTGAGAACGGGTACGCCACCGATCTGATTACCGAAGAAGCAGAACACTTTCTGAAAGACCAGCGGACGGCAGAGAAACCGTTCTTCCTGTTCCTGGCGTATAATGCGCCTCACTTCGGCAAAGGCTGGTCTCCCAAAGCTCAAGAACCGGTAAACATCATGCAGCCGCGTGGGGATGACCTGAAACGGGTCTCCTTCATTAAAGACAAAGTCCGCCGCGAATTTGCCGCCATGACGGTCGCCCTCGATGATGGCATCGGTCGTGTCATGTCGACCCTGAAGAATAACGGTTTGGATGAAAATACAGTAGTGATTTTCATGACCGATCACGGTGGCGACTACGTTTATGGCGGCAGTAATCAGCCGTTTCGAGGGGGCAAGGCCACTTTGTTTGAAGGGGGCATTCGTGTGCCCTTTATCATGCGCTGGCCCGGCAAGATTAAAGCGGGAACTGAAACCAGTGAAGTCACCTGGGCGCTCGACCTGTTCCCCACCATCTGCCGATTCGCTGATATAGATACCAGCGGCCTGACTCTGGACGGTCGTGATATTTCGACACTACTGACAGAACAGAAACCAGTTGGCTCCCGGGAATTCTATTGGCAGTTGGGGCCTCATAAGGAACTGGATCGAGGCCGCTGGACCGCTGTCCGTCAGGGAGACTGGAAATACCTGCAGGACGCCCAGGGGGCAGAATTTCTATTCGACCTGAAAACAGATCCCCATGAAAAACAGAACCTGATCAAAACAGAGCCGGAAAAATATCAGGCACTCCAGCAGCGTCGAGATGAACTTGCCAAACAGCTCTCACGTCAGGCACACTCCCGCGAGTAA
- a CDS encoding alkaline phosphatase D family protein has protein sequence MQSLTRRMALKLFALGTTFFGFKKTTALTAAESESAAPVIGRWKKTNDRVWLGEEFWANPMEDWRIIDGAAECMSTGGSRNIQLLTHQLTNPKASFTMSVHVSQVEVKQQDGGVGFRIGVKSDINEYRSNCFAKSGIKAGVVNGKLILGNKEQKLKQQVNLKDCVLTVIGKPEGEKYSLTLMVSGSESDKPLDTISHTFPPQAVLGNVAVVSNFDPRFKRMIGARYRFSDWTVTGDAFSVSVDHKFGPILWSQYSLSDSRSDDGFVMKMTALTGPLGEQDNKEVLLFIKKGNEWKPAGSAELDTDAWTATFRIPNWDEKEETPFKLVYQEKLKDGTEINADRTGIIRANPVGRPLKLGALTCQKDYGFPYEPVANNLLKVDPDLLYFSGDQLYEDHGGFGLIREPAEPAILNYLRKFYMHGWAFGEAMRDRPVICLPDDHDVFQGNIWGEGGMKMKEGTTSSNGGYREPARMVNVVHKTCTAHHPDYADPTPCKQNISVYYGDMVYGGVGFAIVADRQFKSGPEHVETGSGRADHVTDANFDTSKLDKPDLVLLGERQEKFLERWCDDWRGHNLKVLFSQTVFAGVATHHGGYDGYLKADLDCGSWPQTARNRAVRIIRKGMPLHINGDQHLTTLSQYGADEQRDSCWSFCTPAISAGYPRWWRPDEVGMQHENRPKHGLPNTGEYVDGFGNKVYVYAVGNPEPASEKNRYDLAHQKGSGFGLVLIDPKEKTYTLHSYRFLVDATDGKASNEFPGWPVTIHQKENGGETKLIS, from the coding sequence ATGCAATCACTGACCCGACGGATGGCGCTGAAACTGTTTGCCCTGGGGACGACATTTTTCGGTTTCAAAAAAACAACAGCATTAACCGCAGCAGAGTCAGAGAGTGCCGCTCCTGTCATTGGCCGCTGGAAGAAAACAAATGATCGGGTCTGGCTGGGAGAAGAATTCTGGGCCAATCCAATGGAAGACTGGCGAATCATTGATGGGGCCGCAGAGTGCATGTCAACGGGCGGCAGTCGCAATATTCAGTTGCTGACTCATCAACTGACGAATCCCAAAGCGTCGTTTACCATGTCCGTCCATGTCAGTCAGGTAGAAGTCAAACAGCAGGACGGCGGCGTCGGTTTCCGCATCGGGGTGAAGAGTGACATTAACGAATACCGCAGCAACTGTTTCGCGAAGAGCGGAATCAAAGCGGGGGTCGTCAACGGCAAACTGATCCTGGGTAATAAAGAACAGAAACTCAAGCAGCAGGTCAACCTGAAAGACTGCGTGTTGACTGTGATTGGTAAACCCGAGGGCGAAAAGTATTCTCTGACCCTGATGGTCAGCGGCTCTGAATCAGACAAGCCACTGGATACGATTTCGCACACCTTCCCTCCCCAGGCAGTGCTGGGCAACGTCGCGGTCGTCAGCAATTTTGATCCTCGTTTCAAACGCATGATCGGTGCACGTTACCGCTTCAGCGACTGGACCGTGACAGGTGATGCATTTTCTGTCTCCGTCGATCACAAATTTGGTCCCATCTTATGGTCGCAGTATTCGCTCAGTGATTCGCGCAGCGACGATGGCTTCGTGATGAAGATGACTGCTCTAACAGGTCCACTGGGGGAGCAGGATAACAAAGAAGTGCTACTGTTCATCAAGAAGGGAAACGAATGGAAACCGGCGGGATCGGCTGAACTGGATACTGATGCCTGGACAGCCACATTTCGGATTCCCAACTGGGACGAAAAAGAGGAAACGCCTTTTAAACTGGTCTATCAGGAGAAATTGAAAGATGGTACCGAGATCAATGCAGATCGAACGGGTATCATTCGCGCCAATCCTGTCGGACGTCCGCTCAAACTGGGCGCACTGACCTGCCAGAAAGATTACGGATTCCCGTATGAGCCGGTAGCGAACAATCTGCTGAAAGTCGATCCGGACCTGCTCTATTTCTCAGGCGATCAGTTATATGAAGATCATGGTGGCTTTGGCCTGATCCGTGAACCTGCGGAGCCGGCGATTCTGAATTATCTACGTAAATTCTACATGCATGGCTGGGCCTTTGGTGAAGCGATGCGTGACCGTCCTGTCATCTGTCTGCCCGACGATCATGACGTCTTCCAGGGAAATATCTGGGGGGAAGGCGGGATGAAAATGAAGGAAGGGACCACGTCTTCCAATGGCGGTTATCGGGAACCGGCGCGGATGGTGAATGTCGTTCACAAAACGTGTACCGCCCATCATCCCGATTACGCCGACCCGACGCCCTGCAAGCAGAATATCAGCGTTTACTATGGAGATATGGTTTATGGCGGCGTTGGTTTTGCCATTGTTGCCGACCGGCAGTTTAAGAGTGGCCCTGAACATGTTGAAACAGGCAGCGGCCGGGCCGACCATGTGACCGATGCCAACTTCGATACATCCAAACTGGATAAACCCGACCTGGTACTGCTGGGCGAGCGTCAGGAAAAATTCCTGGAACGCTGGTGCGATGACTGGCGGGGCCACAACCTCAAAGTGCTGTTCAGCCAGACCGTGTTTGCTGGCGTGGCGACCCACCATGGTGGTTACGATGGTTACCTCAAAGCCGACCTCGATTGTGGCAGCTGGCCTCAGACGGCCCGCAACCGGGCTGTGCGTATTATCCGTAAGGGGATGCCGCTGCATATCAACGGCGATCAGCATCTGACCACATTGTCCCAATATGGAGCCGACGAGCAGCGCGACAGCTGCTGGTCTTTCTGTACTCCCGCGATTTCCGCAGGTTACCCCCGCTGGTGGCGTCCAGATGAAGTCGGCATGCAGCATGAGAATCGCCCGAAACATGGTCTGCCCAATACGGGTGAATATGTAGACGGGTTTGGCAACAAGGTGTATGTCTACGCCGTCGGTAATCCGGAACCGGCCAGTGAGAAAAACCGCTACGATCTGGCACATCAGAAAGGCAGCGGCTTTGGTCTGGTGTTGATCGACCCCAAAGAAAAAACGTATACGCTGCACTCCTATCGTTTCCTGGTAGATGCGACCGACGGGAAAGCATCCAATGAATTTCCCGGCTGGCCCGTTACCATTCACCAGAAAGAAAATGGAGGCGAAACCAAACTGATCAGCTGA